In Romboutsia lituseburensis, a genomic segment contains:
- a CDS encoding uroporphyrinogen decarboxylase family protein, which translates to MKNIFKCNQNDNENIPIDIIDNTDLKFPQIHTNSKDIAYISQKLKLYKNDSLCKVPFCTTVEAEAMGANIKLGDEENCPRISNYAYKDINELLNIENINLERGRIKEVLNSISILKSKGETVVLNICGPFTILALLIDSKYIYKALRKDKSTIENILDKIENNIVEYAKKAIENDADIISYSDPMSSIEIVGPKVYKEIVGNTTIRTLEKLNNSINSSVIHLCGKVSTSLQSYEKLEVEEIKYDSDLKYGEAIYILLENKNEENLFIGHNCMKKTPHILDKPLIYKIKIN; encoded by the coding sequence ATGAAAAATATATTTAAATGCAATCAAAATGATAATGAAAATATACCTATAGATATTATAGATAATACTGATTTGAAATTTCCACAAATACATACAAACTCAAAAGACATAGCTTATATATCACAAAAATTAAAATTATATAAAAATGATAGTTTATGTAAAGTTCCATTTTGTACTACTGTTGAAGCTGAAGCAATGGGCGCTAATATAAAGTTGGGTGATGAAGAAAACTGCCCTAGAATAAGCAATTATGCATATAAAGATATAAATGAATTATTAAACATAGAAAATATAAACTTAGAAAGAGGAAGAATTAAAGAAGTTTTAAATTCTATTTCTATTTTAAAAAGCAAAGGAGAAACAGTGGTATTAAATATATGTGGTCCTTTTACAATTTTAGCTTTATTAATAGATTCTAAATATATTTATAAAGCTTTGAGAAAAGATAAATCTACCATAGAAAATATTCTCGATAAAATAGAAAATAATATAGTTGAATATGCAAAAAAAGCAATAGAGAATGATGCAGATATAATTTCTTATAGTGATCCAATGTCATCAATTGAAATAGTAGGACCTAAAGTATATAAAGAAATAGTAGGAAATACAACAATAAGGACTCTAGAGAAACTAAATAACTCTATAAATAGTAGTGTAATACACCTTTGTGGAAAGGTCTCTACAAGTTTGCAAAGCTATGAAAAATTGGAAGTTGAGGAGATTAAATATGATTCAGATTTAAAATATGGAGAGGCTATATATATTTTATTAGAAAATAAAAATGAAGAGAATCTTTTTATAGGACATAATTGTATGAAAAAAACTCCTCATATATTAGATAAGCCTTTAATTTATAAAATTAAAATTAATTAA
- a CDS encoding PolC-type DNA polymerase III — protein MESIKEYLDKLEINNNVLSKQLKEVYISKVTYFKEDKIVYFYLISKSIVSYELLDIFRYELKERLDYFRDIKIKIRYTGLDRKKNKDILKVYWTNVIYILKQLCPSIAGWYKQVEYLCIDDLLKIKLPKGLFYERLMKQNLIHVLKTVLSEELGMDINIEIERAVDEEVNIEKIIRKSEKIVEDRIKELEISSKQEDTEDEEAAYVIKDEEEEEELIYGENVNAMLEKINSLSTTSGTVCIMGEVFDIEAKELRNGKILMIASVTDYTSSISCKLFLNDMNKDSVLDHVKKGSYLKIKGDVIYDTYQRELTMTISGIREEVKVERQDTSDEKRVELHAHTQMSSMDAICPTKKLVERAAKWGHKAIAITDHGVVQAFPEAMGAGKANNIKVLYGVEGYLVEDSAEIIEDANEKPLSQSFIVFDIETTGFSNTNDKITEIGAVKIEDFKVVDKFSELINPQRDISYKIQELTGITNDMVKDKPTIEEVLPQFLEFIGDSVLVAHNADFDMSFIKEKCKQQNLEFTNKSVDTLTLARVLLPDLKRHRLNVVAKALGVPLLNHHRAVDDAQATALIFIKFLDMLVKKGANTLEEVNEVLGKIDYTKLGTNHITLIAQNYTGLKNLYKIVSDAHVNHFYRAPRILRSFLEEHREGILIGSACEAGQVFRAVKKNVSDEEMAKIIDLYDYIEVMPIDNNRFMLDKGEVEDEDELRELNRKMVEVAKKFKKIPVATGDVHFLDKHEAVLRKILKYSQGFKVDDEETYLHFRTTNEMMDEFMYLGAETAYEIVISNTNKIADMVEDIKPIPDGTFPPEIEGSDVELREMCYAKAKRIYGDPIPEVVEKRLERELNSIIGNGYAVMYIISQKLVTKSLRDGYLVGSRGSVGSSFAATMSDITEVNPLPAHYICEDENCKYSYFFEIGEYGSGVDLPDKDCPKCGKPLKKDGHDIPFEVFLGFEGDKEPDIDLNFSGDYQPVIHKYTEDLFGEGYVYRAGTIGTVAEKTAFGYARKYVEENNIHVPSAEVLRLSNGCTGVKRTSGQHPGGVMVVPHYKDVYDFTPIQYPANDTSCGVITTHFDYHSISGRILKLDILGHDAPTMIRMLEDLTGIIATDIPLDDPETMSLFTSTDALGVTPEDINCPIGSLAIPEFGTKFVRQMLLDTKPTTFAALVRISGLSHGTDVWLNNAQDLVVAEVVGIDDVISTRDDIMNYLIFKGLKPKNAFTIMENVRKGRGLKPEHIEEMHENDVPEWYIGSCQKIKYMFPKAHAVAYVMMSFRLAYCKVHYPEAFYATYFTTKAEDFDADLIVKGLPAIKSKIQEIEALGNDATAKEKNMLTVLEVALEMYARNIKILPVDIYKSDATKFQVAGEKLLLPPMIALQGVGENAAINIQKERENGEFISKEELRKRTKISKTVVETLTIHGSLENMSDENQLSLL, from the coding sequence ATGGAAAGTATAAAAGAATATCTTGATAAACTAGAAATAAATAATAACGTACTTTCAAAACAGTTAAAGGAAGTATATATAAGTAAAGTAACTTATTTTAAGGAAGATAAAATCGTATATTTTTATTTAATATCAAAAAGTATAGTATCGTACGAATTGTTAGATATATTTAGATATGAGTTAAAAGAAAGATTAGATTACTTTAGAGATATAAAGATAAAAATAAGATACACTGGCTTAGATAGGAAAAAAAATAAAGATATATTAAAAGTATATTGGACAAATGTTATATATATACTTAAACAGTTATGTCCGTCTATTGCAGGATGGTATAAACAAGTTGAATATTTATGCATAGATGATTTATTAAAAATAAAACTTCCAAAAGGACTATTTTATGAAAGACTTATGAAACAAAATTTAATACATGTTTTAAAAACAGTGTTAAGTGAAGAATTAGGTATGGATATAAATATTGAAATAGAAAGAGCTGTAGATGAAGAAGTTAATATAGAGAAAATAATTAGAAAGTCGGAAAAAATAGTAGAAGATAGAATTAAAGAACTAGAAATAAGTTCGAAACAAGAAGATACAGAGGATGAAGAAGCAGCGTACGTTATAAAAGATGAAGAGGAAGAAGAAGAATTAATATACGGTGAAAATGTAAATGCAATGCTTGAAAAAATAAATTCATTGAGCACTACATCAGGAACTGTTTGTATAATGGGAGAAGTATTTGACATTGAAGCTAAAGAACTTAGAAACGGTAAAATATTAATGATAGCTTCTGTAACGGATTATACGAGTTCAATAAGTTGTAAGCTTTTCTTAAATGACATGAATAAAGATAGTGTTCTTGATCATGTTAAAAAAGGATCATATTTAAAAATTAAAGGTGATGTAATATATGATACTTATCAAAGAGAACTTACAATGACTATAAGTGGTATAAGAGAAGAAGTTAAAGTAGAAAGACAAGATACATCAGATGAAAAAAGAGTAGAGCTTCATGCTCATACTCAAATGTCTTCAATGGATGCCATATGCCCTACAAAAAAATTAGTAGAAAGAGCGGCTAAATGGGGACATAAAGCAATTGCAATAACTGACCATGGTGTAGTTCAAGCATTCCCAGAGGCTATGGGAGCAGGAAAAGCAAATAATATAAAAGTATTATATGGGGTTGAAGGCTACTTAGTAGAGGATTCTGCTGAAATTATAGAGGATGCAAATGAAAAGCCACTTTCACAAAGTTTTATAGTATTTGATATAGAAACAACTGGTTTTTCAAATACAAATGATAAAATAACAGAAATCGGAGCTGTTAAAATAGAAGACTTTAAAGTTGTTGATAAATTTAGCGAACTTATAAATCCTCAAAGAGACATATCATATAAGATTCAAGAATTAACAGGTATAACTAATGACATGGTAAAGGACAAGCCAACTATAGAAGAAGTTTTACCTCAATTTTTAGAGTTTATAGGAGATAGTGTACTAGTTGCCCATAATGCAGACTTTGATATGAGTTTTATAAAAGAGAAATGCAAACAACAAAACTTAGAATTTACAAACAAAAGTGTAGATACATTAACCCTAGCAAGAGTACTACTTCCTGATTTAAAAAGACACAGATTAAATGTTGTAGCAAAAGCTTTAGGTGTTCCACTTTTAAATCACCATAGAGCTGTAGATGATGCTCAAGCTACTGCACTTATATTTATAAAATTTTTAGATATGTTGGTTAAAAAAGGAGCTAATACATTAGAAGAGGTAAATGAAGTTTTAGGTAAAATTGATTATACTAAGCTTGGAACAAATCATATAACATTAATTGCTCAAAATTATACTGGTCTTAAAAATCTATATAAGATAGTATCAGATGCTCATGTTAATCATTTTTATAGAGCACCTAGAATCCTTAGAAGCTTTTTAGAAGAGCATAGAGAAGGAATACTAATAGGTTCAGCTTGTGAAGCAGGGCAAGTGTTTAGAGCAGTTAAAAAGAATGTAAGTGATGAAGAAATGGCTAAAATAATAGATTTATATGATTATATAGAAGTAATGCCAATAGATAATAATAGATTTATGCTTGATAAAGGTGAAGTTGAGGATGAAGACGAACTAAGAGAGCTAAATCGTAAAATGGTAGAAGTGGCCAAGAAGTTTAAAAAGATACCAGTAGCAACAGGAGATGTTCATTTTTTAGATAAGCATGAAGCAGTACTTAGAAAAATACTTAAATATTCACAAGGATTTAAAGTTGATGATGAAGAAACTTATCTTCATTTTAGAACGACAAATGAAATGATGGATGAATTTATGTATTTAGGAGCTGAAACAGCTTATGAAATAGTAATATCAAATACTAATAAAATTGCTGACATGGTAGAAGACATAAAGCCTATACCTGATGGAACATTTCCACCAGAAATAGAAGGGTCAGATGTTGAGCTTAGAGAAATGTGTTATGCAAAGGCAAAAAGAATATATGGAGATCCTATTCCTGAAGTTGTTGAAAAAAGGCTAGAAAGAGAATTAAATTCAATCATAGGTAACGGATATGCCGTAATGTATATTATATCTCAAAAACTAGTTACGAAGTCTTTAAGAGATGGATACTTAGTTGGTTCTAGAGGTTCAGTTGGTTCATCATTTGCAGCAACGATGAGTGATATAACAGAAGTTAATCCACTTCCAGCTCATTATATTTGTGAGGATGAAAACTGTAAATACTCATATTTCTTTGAGATAGGTGAGTATGGTTCTGGAGTAGATTTACCAGATAAGGACTGTCCTAAATGTGGGAAACCTCTAAAAAAAGATGGACATGATATACCATTTGAAGTTTTCCTAGGATTTGAAGGAGATAAAGAACCCGATATAGACCTTAACTTCTCTGGTGATTACCAACCAGTAATACACAAATACACAGAAGATTTATTCGGGGAAGGATATGTTTATAGAGCTGGAACAATAGGTACAGTTGCTGAAAAAACAGCATTTGGATATGCAAGAAAATATGTAGAAGAAAATAATATACACGTTCCAAGTGCAGAGGTACTTAGACTTTCAAATGGATGTACGGGAGTTAAAAGAACATCAGGACAGCATCCAGGAGGAGTTATGGTTGTTCCTCATTATAAAGATGTATATGACTTTACACCAATACAGTATCCTGCAAATGATACTAGTTGTGGAGTTATAACAACACACTTTGATTACCACTCAATAAGTGGACGTATACTAAAACTTGATATACTAGGGCACGATGCTCCGACCATGATAAGGATGTTAGAGGATTTAACCGGAATAATAGCAACAGATATTCCATTAGATGACCCAGAAACAATGTCGCTGTTTACATCAACAGATGCATTAGGTGTAACACCAGAAGATATAAATTGCCCGATAGGATCACTTGCTATACCAGAGTTTGGAACTAAATTCGTTAGACAAATGTTACTTGATACAAAACCTACAACATTTGCAGCTTTAGTTAGAATATCTGGACTATCTCATGGTACCGATGTTTGGTTAAATAATGCCCAAGATTTAGTTGTTGCTGAAGTAGTTGGAATAGATGATGTTATATCAACACGTGATGATATAATGAACTACCTTATATTCAAAGGACTAAAGCCTAAAAATGCCTTCACTATAATGGAAAATGTAAGAAAAGGTAGAGGTTTAAAACCAGAACATATAGAAGAAATGCATGAAAATGATGTTCCAGAATGGTATATAGGTTCATGTCAAAAGATAAAGTACATGTTCCCTAAAGCCCATGCCGTAGCTTATGTTATGATGTCGTTTAGACTAGCATACTGTAAAGTTCATTATCCAGAAGCATTTTACGCAACATACTTTACAACTAAAGCGGAGGATTTTGATGCTGATTTAATAGTAAAAGGTCTACCTGCTATAAAATCTAAAATACAAGAAATAGAAGCACTTGGAAATGATGCAACGGCTAAAGAAAAAAATATGTTAACAGTACTTGAAGTAGCTTTAGAGATGTATGCAAGAAATATAAAAATACTTCCAGTTGATATATACAAATCAGATGCTACAAAATTCCAAGTTGCAGGAGAAAAACTACTTTTACCTCCAATGATAGCACTACAAGGGGTAGGAGAAAATGCTGCAATCAATATCCAAAAAGAAAGAGAAAATGGAGAGTTTATTTCTAAAGAAGAATTAAGAAAGAGAACTAAGATATCTAAAACAGTTGTAGAAACTCTAACGATTCATGGATCACTTGAGAATATGAGTGATGAAAATCAACTATCATTACTTTAA